GGTCTTAGGCAATGGCAGCAAACCAAGTTGCAGAATATAGCGAATACCTAACTGAGGAATTGTGACGCCATACTTTTCAGCGACTTTTGTCACTTCCTCATTTTTCATCAGTTCGCCGTGTGCGATAGGTGAATATGCTTCGACTAGAATATCCTGGTCCTGAGTGTATTGAATCAGATCTTTTGGCGTATTGCTGATGTGTGCCAATATCTGGTTGACCATCGGTTTGACAGTGGAGGCGCTCAGAATATTATCGAGGTCTTCTCTTTCAAAGTTGGAAACACCGATAGCACGCAGTTTGCCAGCTTTATATGCTTCTTCAAGTGCTTTCCAGGCTTCACGGTTGCCCTCGAAGTAATGATCGTCTTTATGGAAATCCTTCCATGGTTTCGGGCTATGAATAATCATCATATCGATATAATCCAACCCCATTGCCTGGAGTGAACTATCAATGGATGATACCGCCTGGTCATAGGACTTGATTTCTGCAGCAAGTTTAGTGGTTACGAAGATATCTTCTCGGTTGAGGCCACTTGCTTTAATACCTTCTGCAACGCCACTTTCATTTTGATAAGCTTGTGCTGTATCAATATGGCGATAACCTATTTCGATAGCGTCCTTCACAGCCTGGACGACATCATCATTGCCGATCATCCATGTGCCCAGCCCCAACTTCGGGATTTCTACGCCATTCGCGAGTGTGTAGGTTTCTTGCAAAATCATGAGGTCCATCTCCTGTATCTACGTGGTCGAATGTTTGAAGTGCTTGTGTCTACAAGCGTTTCTGTTCTGAAATTTGCGAGCTTAGTCAGCTTGATATTGCTCGTCGCTAACCTTTTCCATCCATTCGACCGCTGATCCATCTTGCGATTCCTGAATGGCGATATGCGTCACGGATGTCTTTGGCGCAGCACCATGCCAATGTTTTTCACCGGGTGCAAACTGGATCACATCGCCTGGGCGAATTTCCTCAATAGGACCATCCCAGCGTTGGACGCAGCCAACCCCAGCCGTTACGATCAGAGTCTGCCCCAGTGGATGTGTATGCCACGCAGTCCGCGCACCTGGTTCAAAGGTGACGCTCGCGCCGCCAGCATGTGCTGACTCAATGGGGTCAAACAGTGGATCAATACGTACTGTTCCGGTAAACCATTCATCAGGCCCCTGAACAGAAGGTCGTGATCCATTTCTCTTAATATCCATCGAATGACTCCTCTCAATTTAACGGGTTACCGTTTAACGGATTTCCGTATCTGGTTATCATTTTAGAGAGACGGCCTGGAAAAATATTGTATGATTTTGTAGAAACTTTGTATAATCCTCCAAAAATTCTCTCAATAACAGCTAAATAGGCCCTGAAATTGGATATTCCTGCAGTCTGTCACTGTGTTTGATGATCGCTCTCGGCGGAATCTATAAGCGAGAAACTGAAGCGGAAAGCAGGCTGTTATTTGTCTAAAAACAAGGCTGCGAGGAATTTTTTGAGTGGGGGAAACTCATTTTTTCGGGCGTATTCTATAAGCTTTGGAACTGCTCATACAAAGAAAGTGCCTGAATCATGGGGATGAATTTGAGAGCGCCACTCCACTACAGATAATCGGGCAGAGTGGCGACGCTCAATAGAGCCGATGTAACGCTTAACTTTACGTGACCCTGTTTTAAAAACGCGGCTGCATAACTGTCTATGCTTCAGGTCATCCAGCGCTGCTGTCTACTGTTTCTTCTCGCAGCATTTGCACATCGCGTATAGGCGGATTACCAAAGAAGTTTTTATACTCTCGGCTAAAGTAAGCCGCATCACTGTACCCCACCTGATAGGCGGCACGCGTTGCGTCTAGGTTTTCTCCGAGCATAAGGCGTCGTGCTTCCTGGAGACGAACCCGCTTCTGGAATTGTAAAGGTGTCATCGCTGTAACAGATTTAAAATGCTGGTAAAAGCTGGAAACGCTCATATTCAGTTCTTGTGCGAGATCTTCTATGCGGAATGACTGATCGAAGTTCTTTCGTAACTGCTCAACGGCCCATACCATGGATGAAGTAGAGCCTTCGGAAATCGTCAGATGAAAGAGTTGTTCGGCTTGATCCCCTTTTGAGAGGCGATAGATAATTTCGCGTTTGATAAGTGGCATCAGAACGGATGCCTCATCACGATGCTCAACAAGCCTAACCAATCGAATAATCGCTTCTAGTAACGCGACATTGAGCGGGCTAACCTTCGTCGCTTCTGCATCGTTTTTTCGTTTCTGCATGACATACCCGGCTTCCATCATGACGGAACCCACGAGATTCGGGTCAAGCTCAAGCCTCAGGCTAAGATATGGTTTTTCTCGTGTTGCTTCTACAACCTGGCTAATTCTTGGCAATTCAATGGTTGTGAGAAGATAGTTAAATGGGTCGTACTGGTAACGGCGATTCCCCAGAAAAACGACTTTACTGCCCTGTGCAATGATGCAAAGAGAAGGCTCCAGCACGCTGTAAACTTTATCTCGCGGTGCGGAAAGCCGGCCTAGATAAACGCCTTCGAGCACTTGAATTTCGCCATTGCTGGTGATTGCCTTGTCGATCCGCTCAACAAGTTCCTCTCGATACAGTTGCAGGCGAATCGCATCTCGAGCTTCCTTACTTGTTGTTCGCCTATCCATCAAAATCTTTTCCCTGAATGATTCTGTTTATTTGTAAGATTATACAATTTCCTGGCTTATTTAAATGCTATGGAGAGAATTTTCGGAATATCGTACCAGAATTTCGGAAGATTCTATAATCTTTTCACTCAACTTTTCATTCAAGCGTGCTCTAAATCTAAGAAAGTCAAGCCAACCGGGCAACCCCGCATCAATCACGCCTAGTATCAAAAGCTGGCCTGAATGCTATAGGCTTGAGTAAATGGCGCTATCTAAATGGTGAACCACTGTAGAGAGGGGAGTTCCTAAATAATAGGCATAACACATGGGGCGGTATCCAGAAAAATACAATCAGGAATAGCGGGTGCCTGATCATTTCGAATCAAGGCAATACGGTACTGGAGGTGACATTTTAGTGTCCGGGCCTCAGGCCTGTATTGCCTTGATTGGCTATAAATCGCTGCTAAAGAACGCTCAACGGACATCCATATCGTGGTTGAGCCAGACTGTCATTTTGCCAACCCCCCGGTGCCCCCAGGCATAATAAGGGATCGCGACAAAGCCTTCTTGTGAATCGGCATCGAGTGTTCCCTTAATGACTTGCACCCCATCGAACAAGTCGGGGCGCTCCTCAACTTCAAGGGCGATGTTGTCAGCGAGGGTCATGTCGAAAACATCCTGAGCATTGTCGACTTCTTCCAGGGCATAGACAATAGGCCCGCGCTCAAGGGCGACTTTCCCTTTGAGGTCGCTAACGTTGTCATCAGCGACAACACGACGAATCATCATCGGCAAACTGATCTCAATGGTCGTTACGCCGCTCCACTCGCGCTTTATCACGGCATACCCTTCTGAAACTTCAGGTTTGACGACCTCGCCGTTGATCTTGATGGTGACGTTATCGACTGCTTGTGTATCCTGATAACGGTACAGTGTGCTCGGTATCGGTTGGCCTGTCGCCCAGCCGGGTATTCTCAGTAAGAGATCAAACGCTGTCTCAGATTGCGTTTCGATGGTGAGCTTAATATTCCCATCCCAGGGATAGTTTGTCTCTTGTGTGACGTGAACAGGCGCGCCGTTGACTTCTACATCGGCGCTATTTGAGGTGTATAAGTTGACGTACAGGGCAGGGTCTTTTACGGCGTAAATGTAGCCTGATAGCGACGGGAACAGGCGTACAACATTGGTTGGGCAGCAAGAGCAACTGAACCATGCCTGTCGTGTAATACTGTGATCCGCATTGAAGTGATATTCACCATCGCTTGCCAAGGGATTTACGTAAAAGAACTCTGTCCCAGATAAGCTGACGCCAGATAAAAATCCGTTGTAAAGCGTGCGCTCCAGGACGTCAATATACTTAGATTCACCTGTCAACAAAAACAGACGGTGGTTCCAGAAGATGTTGGCAATTGCCGCACAAGTTTCATTATAAGATGTCAGATTGGGCAGCTCGTAATTTGCGCCAAAGGCTTCTCCTTCATGTAAGGCCCCGGTCCCGCCTGTGATGGCGATTTTTTTGTATACAACGTTCTCCCACAGCGCCATAACCGCATCATAATAAGCTGCATCCCCTGTTAGGGCGGCTACATCGGTCATCGCTGTGTACATATACAGAGCGCGTACAGCATGCCCAACGGCCTCTTGCTGCTCAACGACTGGCAGATGGTCCTGTGTATACTCCCCACCTAAGGACCGGCCATTGGCTTTCCCACGCTCATCAAGAAAGAACTTCGCTAAGTCGAGATATTTCTTGTTATCCGTAACGCGGGCTAACCTGACCAACGCAATTTCAATTTCTTGGTGCCCTGGGACATCCCGCAGGCCCTCTGTGCCAAACACGGAAAGTATAAAATCGGCGTTCTTAATGGCAATATTCAGCAGGGATTTTTTGCCCGTAGCCTGGAAGTGTGCCACAGCAGCCTCATACATGTGACCTACGTTATACAATTCGTGGCTCACATACAGCTTGGACCAGCGTTCAGGCCCGGCGTTTTCTGGCACGTGATCAGGATCGATGGTGCGGGGTGTGTAGAGATAACCATCGGCTTCCTGTGCGGCTGCGATTTTCGCAATCAAATCGTCGAGGTAGGTATCGAGCTCAGGATTGTACTCATATTGTAGGGCATAGGCAGCGCCTTCAATGATTTTGAAGACATCGGAGTCATTATGCCATAATCCCTCATAAGCACCCTCCATCAGGCCGCCAGCCTTCGCAAAGTTATTGATGCGGCCTGTGGTTTCCGATTTCCCGAAGTTGGAGGGGATCGTTACATTACACGACGTCTGGATACGGTTAGACCAAAACTTATCTTGAATTTGGACTTTCGTAAACTCGATGGGTTGGATTTGATAATCCAACTTAATATCACTCATTTGTTTCTCCAAATGTGATTGCTACGTAGAGTACAGTAAGAGAACGATTCACCTTTAACAAACCGACTGCGTGTATAGCAACGCCCTGAATATCCGCCACTTGTTGACTAACCTTTTAGCCCGCCAAGCGCAATGCCCTTGATAAAATAGCCTTGTGCGACGAAAAACAGGATGATGACAGGTAGCAGCATGAGCGTCGAAGCTGCCATCAGGTGCCCCCACTCCGCAGAGTAGTAACCCTGGAAGTTGGATAGGCCCAGAGCGAGCGTTTGCTTGTCAGGATCGCTGATATAGATGAGCGGCCCAAGGAAGTCGTTCCAGTTAGCGAGGAACGTGAAAATTGCAATGGTGATGATGGCAGAGCGGCTCATGGGCACAATCAGATACCATAAAATCTGAAAGTGATTGGCCCCATCCAGGGTTGCAGCTTCATCATAATCCTGGGGGATTGTGCGGAAAAACTGCCTGAGTAAAAAGATATTGAACATGCCCCCACCAAACCATGATGGGAGGATCAGGGGAACGTAGGTGTTTACGAATCCCAGCTTAGACCACATAAAGAAAGTCGGAATCAACGTCACCACATAGGGCAGCATCAAGGTAGATAACAAAGCCCCAAAGATAAAATCGCGCCCATACCAGGAAATCCGTGAGAAACCATAAGCCACAAGCGTTGACGAAATGATCGTCCCCAATACGGAAGGGATCAGGATAGTCAGCGTGTTGCCCAGGTATTGAAATAGCGGATAACGTGAGAAGGCAAAATCGTAGTTCTCCCACTCAATAGGGTTCGGAATCCATTTTGGCGGGAATTGGAAGATGGAAGCATTATCCATGAACGAACTCCGCACCAGCCAGTAGAGCGGGAGCAAGAAGATGATGCTGAGTGCGATTAAGGCAAAATAGGAAAGTGCCGTTTGAATTTGTTTCTGTGTTTTTGAAGTCATCAGTCTCTTTCCCCCTCATAGAACACCCACATTGAGGACGTGCGGAAGATGATATAAGTGAGTATGCCGATGATAATTAACAAGATGACAGATAAGGCCGAGGCATACCCCATGTTGGATTGCCGGAAGGCTTTGCGATATAGATAAAGGACGTAAAAGAGGCTCGCATTATTCGGGCCACCCTGCGTCATCACAAAGGGCTGTGTGAACGTTTGTAAGGTGTTGATCGTGGTGAGCACGAAGTTGAAGAAGATAACAGGTGTCATGATGGGGATCGTCACGTGTCGCATTTTGTGCCAGGCGGTCCCACCATCAACTTCAACCGCTTCGTACAGGTGTTTCGGCACGCCTTGCAGGCCAGCCAGGAAAATTAACATCGTGCCACCCACGCCCCATAGGCTCATAAGAGCTAAGGAAGGGAGCACCGTGTCACTCGCAAAAATCCATTTTGATTCTGGGAACCCTAACGGCCGTAATATGGCGTTCAACGCGCCAAAATCCGGGTTAAACAGCCATAACCACAGATAGCTCGATGCGATGAAGGGCACAATTGAAGGCAGGTAGAAAATTGTGCGAAACACCGGTAAAAACCGTACTTTTTGGTCCAGCAGGACAGCGAGAAAGAAAGCAAACGCAATACTGGCTGGAACACTGAGAAGGGTATAGATGAGCGTCACACTTACAGATTTTAGAAATAACGGATCCTTTGTGAAAATATTTTCGTAATTGGCTAAGCCAATCCATTCTGGCGATCCGACAATTTTCCATTCCGTCAAACTGATGCCAATTGCGGCAACGATGGGCCCTAGCTGCCACAAAAAGAAACCGATGGTGGCAGGTGATGTGAAAAGCAGCCCCCATAGTAGATTGCGCTTCTGCCTCGACATCCCCTTACGTGTGCCGCTTTCTATTCGACCTACTTTCGCTACATTTTCCACCGTTTGAGTCCTTGATAACTGAACTTGATTTGGATGTATGAATAAAAGGAGCTGACCCCGGCCTATTTGGCAGCACCGGGATCAGGTTCAAAAGAGGGGCTACGAAATTAAGGGGTTACCCAACGGCCTTGGGTCAGGGCGTTACCCATTTCGACAGCTTGGTTGAGGCCGTCTTCAACGCTCATCTCATCGGCGAAAATAGCTTCAATGGATGGGGTGATGGCTTCGTCCATAATCTGCGGCCAGTTCTTGACCCAATAGATAGGTGCCTGAACGGCATAGTTGAGGGTGTAATCGACGACAGATTCTTCCACACCTTCTGGATAGACGCCTTCCTGGCTGTGTAACCATGCATCCCGTTTTTCAGGATCGGTATAATATTCCTCGTTGAGCGGCATCCACAGACCATCAGAATACATTGGTGCGAATTCTGGGTCGTTATGATAGGTATAGAATTCGAAGGCTTCGTCTGGATGGTCTGTATTGGCGAAGATCACCGTCACGCCACCCAGGAAGGTGGTAATTGGCTCGTCAAAGCGTGGTAGCACACCAATGCCGAAGTTGAGACCTTCAACATCTGCCAGGGACGATGTATTCCAATGACCATCAATTTGCATAGCCAGTTTGCCCGTTTCCAGACCAACATCCTGCCGTGCCTGGAATGCTGAGGGGGTTGGCATGACGTGATGCACATACATCAGGTCATAGATCTCTTGAAAGACTTCTTGTGCTTCCGGGGTGTTCAGGACGACTTCCATCCCGTCTTCGCTGAAGATATCTGCACCGTTGGAAACCAGCAGCGGGTGGAAAGCCGCCCACCACGTCCCTGTGTTACAGCCGTATGTGTCCACGTTATCGGGGTCGAATTCTTCGCTAGCGGCATTGTTACCGGAGCGATCCACTGTCAACTGTTTGCAGACGTCGACAAATTCGTCCCATGTCCATGCCTCGGCTGCATTCGTCGGCGGGTAATCGAGCCCGGCAGCATCAAAGTTATCCTTGTTATAGAACAGCAACATGATCTCGCCGGCTGTGTTCGTCCCAAGGATTTGATTGTCACCATAGCGATAAAAACTTTGCGGTAATCTTGCTGAGGCGACAGGATCGTTCTGGAAGTATTCTGTCAGGTCTAGCAGGGCGCCTTCATTTGCCCATTCGAGCGCAACCGCTTCATTCAGATAGCCCATATCAGGATTGGTACCGCTGGCAATCATGGCGGAGATTCGTTCCTGATAGCCATCGCTAGCGATACAAATCAGGTTGACCTTTACATTGGGGTTATCCGCTTCATAGGCATCAATCGCATTCTGGATCGCGACGCCTTCAGAACTCTCGCATCCCGCCCAGATAGAGAAGTCAAGCTCAACAACATCCTGAGCCATAACAACGCCACTGGTTAAAAGACTAAAAATAGCGAGTATAGGTAGTAACCGCAGTAGCAATTTCAT
The Phototrophicus methaneseepsis DNA segment above includes these coding regions:
- a CDS encoding aldo/keto reductase; the encoded protein is MILQETYTLANGVEIPKLGLGTWMIGNDDVVQAVKDAIEIGYRHIDTAQAYQNESGVAEGIKASGLNREDIFVTTKLAAEIKSYDQAVSSIDSSLQAMGLDYIDMMIIHSPKPWKDFHKDDHYFEGNREAWKALEEAYKAGKLRAIGVSNFEREDLDNILSASTVKPMVNQILAHISNTPKDLIQYTQDQDILVEAYSPIAHGELMKNEEVTKVAEKYGVTIPQLGIRYILQLGLLPLPKTTNPDHMKNNAAVDFVISDEDMERLLNVPQIEDYGDASMMPVYGGKMS
- a CDS encoding (R)-mandelonitrile lyase; amino-acid sequence: MDIKRNGSRPSVQGPDEWFTGTVRIDPLFDPIESAHAGGASVTFEPGARTAWHTHPLGQTLIVTAGVGCVQRWDGPIEEIRPGDVIQFAPGEKHWHGAAPKTSVTHIAIQESQDGSAVEWMEKVSDEQYQAD
- a CDS encoding AraC family transcriptional regulator, whose translation is MDRRTTSKEARDAIRLQLYREELVERIDKAITSNGEIQVLEGVYLGRLSAPRDKVYSVLEPSLCIIAQGSKVVFLGNRRYQYDPFNYLLTTIELPRISQVVEATREKPYLSLRLELDPNLVGSVMMEAGYVMQKRKNDAEATKVSPLNVALLEAIIRLVRLVEHRDEASVLMPLIKREIIYRLSKGDQAEQLFHLTISEGSTSSMVWAVEQLRKNFDQSFRIEDLAQELNMSVSSFYQHFKSVTAMTPLQFQKRVRLQEARRLMLGENLDATRAAYQVGYSDAAYFSREYKNFFGNPPIRDVQMLREETVDSSAG
- a CDS encoding glycoside hydrolase family 127 protein is translated as MSDIKLDYQIQPIEFTKVQIQDKFWSNRIQTSCNVTIPSNFGKSETTGRINNFAKAGGLMEGAYEGLWHNDSDVFKIIEGAAYALQYEYNPELDTYLDDLIAKIAAAQEADGYLYTPRTIDPDHVPENAGPERWSKLYVSHELYNVGHMYEAAVAHFQATGKKSLLNIAIKNADFILSVFGTEGLRDVPGHQEIEIALVRLARVTDNKKYLDLAKFFLDERGKANGRSLGGEYTQDHLPVVEQQEAVGHAVRALYMYTAMTDVAALTGDAAYYDAVMALWENVVYKKIAITGGTGALHEGEAFGANYELPNLTSYNETCAAIANIFWNHRLFLLTGESKYIDVLERTLYNGFLSGVSLSGTEFFYVNPLASDGEYHFNADHSITRQAWFSCSCCPTNVVRLFPSLSGYIYAVKDPALYVNLYTSNSADVEVNGAPVHVTQETNYPWDGNIKLTIETQSETAFDLLLRIPGWATGQPIPSTLYRYQDTQAVDNVTIKINGEVVKPEVSEGYAVIKREWSGVTTIEISLPMMIRRVVADDNVSDLKGKVALERGPIVYALEEVDNAQDVFDMTLADNIALEVEERPDLFDGVQVIKGTLDADSQEGFVAIPYYAWGHRGVGKMTVWLNHDMDVR
- a CDS encoding carbohydrate ABC transporter permease, with the protein product MTSKTQKQIQTALSYFALIALSIIFLLPLYWLVRSSFMDNASIFQFPPKWIPNPIEWENYDFAFSRYPLFQYLGNTLTILIPSVLGTIISSTLVAYGFSRISWYGRDFIFGALLSTLMLPYVVTLIPTFFMWSKLGFVNTYVPLILPSWFGGGMFNIFLLRQFFRTIPQDYDEAATLDGANHFQILWYLIVPMSRSAIITIAIFTFLANWNDFLGPLIYISDPDKQTLALGLSNFQGYYSAEWGHLMAASTLMLLPVIILFFVAQGYFIKGIALGGLKG
- a CDS encoding carbohydrate ABC transporter permease, which codes for MSRQKRNLLWGLLFTSPATIGFFLWQLGPIVAAIGISLTEWKIVGSPEWIGLANYENIFTKDPLFLKSVSVTLIYTLLSVPASIAFAFFLAVLLDQKVRFLPVFRTIFYLPSIVPFIASSYLWLWLFNPDFGALNAILRPLGFPESKWIFASDTVLPSLALMSLWGVGGTMLIFLAGLQGVPKHLYEAVEVDGGTAWHKMRHVTIPIMTPVIFFNFVLTTINTLQTFTQPFVMTQGGPNNASLFYVLYLYRKAFRQSNMGYASALSVILLIIIGILTYIIFRTSSMWVFYEGERD
- a CDS encoding ABC transporter substrate-binding protein, which encodes MKLLLRLLPILAIFSLLTSGVVMAQDVVELDFSIWAGCESSEGVAIQNAIDAYEADNPNVKVNLICIASDGYQERISAMIASGTNPDMGYLNEAVALEWANEGALLDLTEYFQNDPVASARLPQSFYRYGDNQILGTNTAGEIMLLFYNKDNFDAAGLDYPPTNAAEAWTWDEFVDVCKQLTVDRSGNNAASEEFDPDNVDTYGCNTGTWWAAFHPLLVSNGADIFSEDGMEVVLNTPEAQEVFQEIYDLMYVHHVMPTPSAFQARQDVGLETGKLAMQIDGHWNTSSLADVEGLNFGIGVLPRFDEPITTFLGGVTVIFANTDHPDEAFEFYTYHNDPEFAPMYSDGLWMPLNEEYYTDPEKRDAWLHSQEGVYPEGVEESVVDYTLNYAVQAPIYWVKNWPQIMDEAITPSIEAIFADEMSVEDGLNQAVEMGNALTQGRWVTP